Genomic DNA from Panthera leo isolate Ple1 chromosome A1, P.leo_Ple1_pat1.1, whole genome shotgun sequence:
caaagaggtgaaacacGGAAAAGTATGAAATgctgaagaaagaaactgaagatgacataaagaaatggaaagatttctatGCTtacagattggaagaacaaatattcataaaatgtctataatacccaaaacagtctacacatttaatgcaatccctatcaaaataccaccagaatttttcacagaactagaataaacaattctCAAATTTgcatggagccacaaaagaccctcaATAACCAATAGAAAAGCTGGTGACATGACAATTCCAGACTTGAAGGTATATTCTATAGCTGTATAATCcaaacggtatggtactggcacaaaaatagacatgtagatcaatagaacagaatagaaaacccagaaatagacccacacttaTACGGGCAATttaatatccaatgggaaaaagacactctcttcaacaaatggtgctgggaaaactatacagcaacatgcaaaagaaggcaactggaccactttctttcaccgtacacaaaaatgaattcaaaatggatgaggggcacctagatggctcagtcagttgagcatctgacttcagctcaggtcatgatcgcacagctcgtgggttcaagccccgcatcaggctctaaagcctgtttcacattctgtattaccctctctctctctgcccctcccccacttgtgctctccttctctctcaaaaataaataaataagcattaaaaatttttaaattcaaagtgtgtgaaagacctaaatgtgagacctgaaaccatgaaaacctTGAAGAGAATAGAGGAAGTAACTTCTTTGATACTGTTGATAGCGACTTctctctagatatgtctcctgaggcaagggaaacaaaagcaaaaatgaactattagtacttcatcaaaataataagcttctgcagagtgaagaaaataacaaaattaaaaagcaagatatggattgggagaagatatctgcatcTGCATACGACATATAGGaaagggtgagtatccaaaacatataaagagcttatacaactcaacacccaaaaaaacaaataatcaaatttaaaaatgaacagaaatatgaacaaacatttctccaaagacatacagacacatgaaacgatgttCACCATCACTTCctatctgggaaatgcaaatgaaaccacCATTAGATATCACTTTACAACTGTCAGAAttgctagaataaaaaagacaggaaataacaagtatttatgagaatgtggagaaaaaggaatcttcatgcattgttggtgggaatgtcaaatCGTGCAGCCAACTGTGGAAAATTTTTTCCATTTGGCCTCATATCAATTACCTACCCTTCTCtgatctctgctctctgccagggAAAGCTGATCCTTATGGACTGTAGCTCAGATTATTTGCTTGCTGAATTCTAATTGGAGTTCCTGAGTCTAGGCAATTCAAGACACcagaaagacatggaaaaaattGGAATGAAAGTCATCAGGATAATTTCTCCCTACTTTGTCCCTGTTTAATTACATCTCTGAGAGTAGCTACTTCCTTACAGCATGTGAAAAGCATCTCCATCTACAACTGTCAGTCTTCCTCTACATGGATGACACTTTCTCCTTCCATTTGTCTTTGAGGCAGTGAGGAACATGCTCCCCCATGAGGCTAACTTCTGGATGCTTCACTATCCCTTCTGTATTTCTAGATTCCCATTCAAAATGGTAGGTATATGAaatctataggggcacctggctggctcagtcggttaagcgtcttcaTTAGACTCACTTTATCTAAACCACCTAGGATGATTTCTCTTACATGTAAAGTCCCTCCTCACTCCATACTTAAATGGCTTCTAATGGTATCATTGAACCACCAAGCTgccagactactttttgcctaaAAAACATAGCCTAActatatttaaacaattattGCACAGGTTTCCTGTTCCTTGCACCAAAACTCATTCCACTCTCTTATATaggctttatatatttttaattttttaacatttattcattttggagagtgagagagacagaacatgagtgggggaggggcagatagaaagagggatacacataatctgaagcaagctccaggatctgagctgtcagcacagagcctgatgcagggctcgaactcatggactgcgtgatcatgacctgagctgaagtcagatgcttaaccgactgagccagcaaggtgcccctaTAGATTTCATATTAAATGCAACTTCCTCTGGGAATAAGTCCCTCTCAGTACTGTCATTTTTGCATTGCCTGTAAACCCCCATTGCattcactatctctctctctcttgctattttctactttttaattatcTTCAGAAGTTCTGTTCAGTTCAGAAGTACTGTTCTATGGTATTCTTCATTGATCATCagaattgtatttctattttgttttgtttgataaaCATGaactttaatcttattttttttatttaaactttaattgTTAACAGACAGTGCaatatgatttcaggagtagaattcagtgatttatcacttacatacaacactcagggttcattacaagtgccctccttagtacccatcacccatctagctcatccctcacctcttccctccataaaccctcagttttttctctatcattaagagtcccttgtttgtttccctctctcctaccccccccttcccatatattcatctgttttgtttcttaaattccacatatgagtgaaatcatatggtaattgtctttttctgactgacttatttcacttagcataacacattctagctctatccatggggaaaaaaaagaattgtaatttTAGAAAAGCATTAGTTCAAAAGAATTATAAGCACTTATTAACATTGactgaaaatacataaatgaaacaaTTATGAAAtccaagtaaacattttaaaattattaagactTTATACCAGTTTTGCAAAGATAAGTCAATTTCtgtaaatataataatactatTCATTAGAATAATaaccttaattaaaatttttcatataatttttaaagtaaatgcagaaaaaaacatttggtaCAATTCACCagaaatttgtgatttttttaaaatctcagaaaatcagaaatgaaatggaTATCCTTGTATCTATTAAGAATTATATACCAAAaccaattttaataatatatttagtgaaaaaaactggaaaacgTTCCTTTtaagactacaaaaaaaaaaaaagaaaagaaaaaaaaagacttcctgcCATTACTGATTCTACTAAAGACTCTTTGAATGGCCCAGGTCAATATAAGCTAGGAGAAAACACAGTTAATGAACaattcaaaattatgaaatatttaactgAATTTTACACTTTACTTGTTATTGCTGGTATATAAGGAATCTGCTTAATGTAGCactgttatataaatatttatttatgcttaaTATGGGATTGTTACCTAACCAATTTACTGAACCTAACctaatcattatttatttgattgattCAATtatccaacaagtatttatgCAGCCTATTGTAAGCAAATGACATTCTCTTTTAAGTTAGAATAGAAATGATGGCAAACTAAtttgaggggcattaaggagacATATCCATGGATATAATGACTAATTTGATATagaaagtgagagaggagaggattCACAAtgtctcttttgtttctggtCGAGGCAGTCAAgcagaaactattttttcttgttttattgtattttacaggGACATAATATAATGATTCCTATAGTGAGAAAAAATACTTGGTGGAAAAGTGAGAAAAGGACTTCAGTAAGATGTGTAGGCTTCTGAGCTATAAATAGTCCTGAAAGTACTACACCTGTGGAGTAAGGATGTAATTCATAATTCCCACTACTTATGTCTTAGTAGATGTGGCAGCCTATTGCCTTCAGTGATATTATagccattttcctttttacaaagaGTGAGAGGAATCCCTATAGGAATTAACTAGAAGGTAACCTCCCAATTTTTAACTCAGGTTGGCTTTtagcaaaatatatttatggaatgTGAAATACAAATTCAGCCCACCTTACTATATCCATATAAATTAACTTGATCAACAAAGTTGATTTGTtgaagcagatttttaaaaatctttaattaaaattttttatttaaaaaataaataccactaTTGTGAAGAGAGCTGGCATCATGGTACCAAAGAAATAGTTGAAATAATTATGCATTCATTCAAAGAAGCTGTACACCACACAAAGGCAGTCTTTGACTTACAATGATTTGATTTACAATTGTTCGACATTACAATGGTGCAAAAatgatatgcattcagtagaaatcATACTTTTAAGTTTTGATCTTTTGTCAGGATAGCAATATGTGGTGCAATACTCTCATGATGCTGGGCAGCAAGAACAAGCCAAGgtgcagctcccagtcagccatgtGATCACAAAGGTAAATAACtgatacacttacaaccattctgtacccatgcaaccattctgtttttaacATTCAGTGTATCATTCAATAAACTGCATGAGATaattaatactttattataaaatgggcTTTGTTCTAGATAATTTTTCCCAACTGTATGCTATTATAAGTATTCTGAGTTTGCTTAAGGTAGgttaggctaagctatgatgtctGATAAATTAGAcgtataaagtatattttttacttaaaatattttaaatttatggtgGATTTATTATGGTATAATCCCACTGTAAATTGAGGAAAACTTGTGGTCTATTCCACATGTTGAAAATATTTAGGTGAAGGGAAGATTATATTGtcaaaggatatttttttctggctctATAGGCCAAATCCCAAATCAATAAGGTTGAATTAGTAGAAAGGCAAATTTCTAGCTTAATCTAATTTAAACAACAATATAATgagtatatatttcaaaatgtggaGTATTACCTTGGGATAAAACACATTTTGTGGGAATATTGAAACAATTTTGAATGACCACTATTCAAAAGTACTTGACAGGGATTTGTATACTAGATAAATGAGGTCAGATGCCCTGTAAGATACCTATGAACTTGGATTTTGTACATTCTAAATAAACAATCTGAAACTAAAAGTAATCCCCAAATTAtattcagaaattcttttttcacattttcaggcTATAAAACATTACTTTATCTAACTCCATTTTCACAATAGCCTCTCAACTCTATAGGATGGGTATTTTCATACccactgaaaataataatgacagtaaGAGAAACTACATGAGTTAACCATTGTCATGTAGCTAGTCATTGGTAGAGTGAAGACAGATGATCAGTAGCTAAACTTCTCGTTTACCTAATCCTTGTAAGTaagctataaaaatataataacatgatAAAATACATACGGACACAGGAGTTTGgctactcagaaataaaataaactttaccaTTTCTTCAGAATTAAAAGCATATCATGGTTTGCTTCCATTAAGCAATTCTCCAGTTTCCATCATCtcttcaaattcctttttctttaatctttcccTATCATCTTCCTCAGTGCCCCTTTCATGTCTTTGTTACGTAATGTGTAGATGAAAGGATTTAGAGTTGGAGTGACAATTCCGTAGAGCAAGGCCATTAACTTGTCCCAGTCCTGGGAGGTGGCTGCAGTGGGCTGCAGATAAGTGGGCATAGCAGTGCCATAGAAGAGAAACACCACCACCAGATGTGAAGAGCAAGTCCCAAGGGCCTTTTGGCGGCCTTCATGCGACTGGATCTTCCACATAGCCTGAGCAATGCAGATGTAGGAAATAAGAATGAGAGAGGCACCAGCAGTAAAAATGCGTTAACCAGGAAGAGTTCCATCTGATTAAATGTGGTATCCACACAAGCAAGTTTGAGGAGAACTGGTGCTTCACAGAAGATATGGTCTATAACATTCCTTCCACAAAGAGGAACCTGTGTGATGAACACAGTCTGCACCAGTGAGCTAACCAAGCTGGTCAGCCAGGTTATGGCCACCATTTGCCAACTGAGGCGTGGATGCAGGAGAACGGTGTAGTGCAAAGGCCAGCATACTGCCACATAGCGGTCAACAGCCATGACTGCAAGGAGAATGCATTCTGTGGAACCCATTGCCAAGGACACATACAGCTGACCAACACAGCCTCCATAGGTTATTGTCTTTTCTGGACACTGCAGGTTAAACAGCAGCTGGGGAACTGTGCTGGTGGTGTAGCAGAGGTCCATTAAAGACAAGTgagtgaagaaaaaatacattggGGTGTGGAGCCAGGGATCCAGATGAGCCAATATAATGATGGCGATATTGCCAAGCAGAGTCAACAAGTAGAAAAACAGGATGATAACAAAAAGGGTCATCTTTAACAGAGGTTGCTCAGAGAAGCCCAACAGGAAAAATCCATCAAAGGAGCTGACATTAGGAATAACCATTACTTTTCATTGCATTTAGACAGAATAGAAATCTATTATACTCTCATCATCTTTCCTAGGTTCCAACCTAAAAGACGCAAAGAGAGCACATCCCTCTCTGAACCATAAATAATCACTGAAAATTTAAACTCTTAACTCTCTCTTATGCTTACATTAATatcttcttcctgccttccttagaatttttttttcatttgctcattttataTATCTACACTATCTGGAAACTtgtcttctccatttcttttctttgtcttcaaatATGCACATATCTCCCCCAgtttgaaaattgaaaacagagatTTTCATTCTGAACCTAGCTAAGGACCTCAGATATGTTGCAGCTTACTTGGAGCTTTATCAGAAGTTTCCGTATGCCAGTTCCTATTgccaaagaaattctttaaaaagggtCTTAGAAtaggcaggaaaataaaaatacatttggcCACTTTAAAATGGATTATGTTTGTATACACCATCcctattttactttcttaatattttttaaactttggtttATACTTTCTGAAAAATTCAATCAAATTATAGAGTGTTCTATGATACTTTTTATCTATATAATAACATTCATGTAATGGAAAAGGACAGAATTCTTTATTCATGTCAAATCCAAATATTGTTTTCAAGTTAGCACTTCCTCCATTACAGAGTGAATAGATTGGCAGTTTTGGATCTATGTGCAAATAATTCATTCAGTCGATTCACACCAAAGAAACATATATCTGTCtggtaaaatactgaaaaacaatcTTATTAACGTCCCTTAAAtcaaattaataacagaaaacttTATTCAATTAtgtattgttattaaaaaaaatccatgaacaGTTGCGTTAGTTTCCATAGAGCTTCTTATCTAAGATCTATGGACACATAcacatgaagagaaaaaagagcgATTAATACTGACATTTGTTTTACCTGAGGTGAAAAGGCAGACATcaggaaagacaaaataaatctaCTCCTGAAAGGATTATACTCTCCTTTGTCTCTAAATTGAGAGTATAAAGAAGtaacaaagaggaaaatggagtGTGTTTACTTGGCCAAGGTCACTGGGGCAAAGAACCCTAAGGAAGCAATTAAGACTTGTGCTCACTAGTGTATAGTTAGTCAGGAATCACTTAGGGAAAAGGATGGCTATAGGGCAGATATTTCTGTCAGTCAAATCTTGCTACTTAGCAAGGAATTACGTGCAGTTTTCAGAATCCAAATAAGAGGAATAAATGGTATGAGGCATTACCTACATTTGGAATCTCTAACATTTTCCAAACCTCTGTTCAAAATGCATCTTCTACAGACACAGTTTTAACTACTATAATAACCCCATTCctctaaataaaatgagaaatgtaaaATGTCTTACTGGAATGTCTGGTGTAGGTAACATCATTGAAATAGGCTTACAAAAGTATTTAAGTTCGGTATGAACTATTATGCAAGCTTAATCACAACACTCAGACTAACAAGCATAAATAATCCCAAACAACATGAGTATACAACTTTGGGGCAAAAACCAAGTTGGAAGATGATGAGAGTGTCACACATGATTCCCCTGTCTGTGAAAAAGGCAtcaatttagaagaaaaacatatgaGCAATTCTAGGAatgcacatgtacatgcacatacatatgtatacatgagGCTGGGCTCCATGTCACTTTCTGACAAGATCTTCACAGACATTTTCCACTTGTTCAAAGACATACCACCTTGAGAGTCCctgttttctaaaacttttcATGCTCAGACTCCTGGAAGTACTCACTGACTGCAGATTATTTTATCTATGTAGTCACAAACTCTCTCAGAGCCAAGGATCGgcatgtgttttttctttcccaagtttAGAACTTgtttagaattattttccttttcgtTTTAAATTTTGTTGCGTTGTGACCAGACAACTGTTGTGGGGTAAGTGCTTGTGTTTTAAAAGGTGTTATTATCAGgacgcctgggtagttcagtcagttaagcatctgactcttggtttcagctctggtcatgacctcacgatttgtGATTTGAGCCTAggattgggctctgctctgacagcacagagcctacttgggagtttctttctctctctgctcctcccctgcttgtgctctttctctctctcaaaataatcattttataaaagttttattatcaattattatcatcattattattttagtatttatttttatcaacattATTATATATAAGGCTAATGCCAGTTTATTTAAACCTAAAAACCAGATAATTGTGTCCCGTCCAAGAAGGTTATGTTGGAAGACACTGAATTGAATTCCTCCACACACACCAAACCTACACCTATATGGAAAGCAATTCCTCTTGAAGAAAAGCTGAGGACTAACTGAACAGCTTCTGtacaacaaaagaaagagagaccacaCAGAGAATAACAAGAAAGATCGAGACAATAATACAAGGAACCCTCACTCCTGATGCTGCaaactttaaatctttttttttaatgtttctttatttttgagagagagtgagagagtgtgagcaagggaggggcagagagagggagacacaggatctgaagcaggttacaggctccgggctgtcagcacagagcccaattcggggctcgaactcacaaaccacgaggtcatgacctgaggtcaTACgtttaactgtctgagccacccaggtgcccctgatgctGCAAATTTTATAGGGAAGGATGGTACTGAGGGACTATGAGCCAATTCATCTTCTCTGGGGTACATAAAAAAGTGCCACAGTTTAAAACAGCAACTAGTATATAAAAGATCTAGCCTTAGAACTCCACCAAATAGCAAAGGAGCTGCTGGAACTCTCCATATTGAAGGGCTAATGAGCATCatggtttgttttcctcattCACCTTGATACTGGAGAAAAGACATGGTTCTAGGGGTTACGACTCATCTGTCACCTCAGCAAGGTCCATGCCCCTGCCCCATACTAGTCCCAGATGCCctgaggcacattaaaaaaaaaagctgtactTTAAAGTGcaactagaataaaaataaatcagcccTAGAACTTTACTAAGTGGTGAAGTTGCTGCTGGAACTCTTCTGTTGGTCAGAGGACCTGAAAGCACCACGGTTTCCATTCCTCATCCACCTTGATAGTGCAGATGGATACTGGGTTCCAGGCACCATATCCAGCCGGCTGCCTCAACAAGCCCTGGGCACCTCACCCAAGATGAACCCCAGACACCATGGGGCACACAGAAAAAACTGTAAAAGAACAGTTGTACAAGAACAACTAGACTATAAAAGAGCCAGCCCTAGAATTCCTCCAAACAGTGGAGGAACTACTGGAACACCCTCTGTGTTGAAGTTTTGGTGAGTAATATGGTTTACCTTCCCTCTCCAACCTCAGAGCATGGATAAAGCAAGTTTGGATGCCACAGCTGGCCCGCTGCCCAGTAAGCTCCTACCCGTAGCCCACACCAACACTACCCATCCTACCAAGGTGTCCCTAGCACTGCGCACACTGGGTTGCCTCTGGTCAGCACTCACTACAGCTTCAGCCAAGGCGATGACGTGGCCCTGGGGCAAAGCACCCTGGAACACTCCAGGCCCACACCATTTTGGTTCCAGACAGTTTGCTAGGGCATTTCCTGAAGCAGAGTGCTTCAGATCTCACTGGCCCAACAAGGCAACCCATAGATGGAGTGATCTATGAGCCCTCAGTTCATACTTGCCTTAGTTCCAGCCTCCCCACCAGGCCACCCCCTGCTCTAAGCACCCTAGACCATCTGCCCACACCCTGCTTCAGCCCCAGCCACCCCAGGAGGACACCCTTTATATGGAGTGCTCTAGGACACTGAGGAGCCCATCCATCTTCAGCCCCAATAATCCCACCAGGACACACCCTGCACTGAGCACCTCAGGACACCCCAGCTTGCAACCACTTCAGCTATAGCTGTACTCCCATAGCACCCTCTGCACAGAGAGGGCTGGGACCACCCCAACCCATGCTCACTTCAGCTATAGCTGTCCTGCCAGTGTGCACCCTATGCAGAGTGATAGGGTGGAATCACTGGCCTGAGCTCTATCTCAGCTACAGCCCCACAACCAGGGGGCCATCTGCACAGAGAGCCCCAGGTCACCCTAGTTTACCCCTACATTGGCTTCAGCAGTCTTGCCAGGTGACTTCTGTGCAGAGAATACAGGGGCTGCCCCAGCCTGCACCCACTCAGACTACATCCTACCAGTGCATACTGTGCACAGAAAGCCTCAAGATGCCCTGGCTTATCCCCACACCAGTTTCAGCTGTCCTGCAAGGGTGTAATCTGCAAGGAGAGCCCCAGGATCTACCCCAGCCCATGCTCACTTCAGGTTTGGCTATTCCACCATGGCCACCCCAGCACAGAGTGCCCCAGGATCCCTGCCCATGCCAGACACAGATCCAGATAATCAGCTAGTCACTAGACTCGCACTGTATATACAGATAAAATCCtacaaaagactatttttttccaCTGTAGGAGAAATAGCTGTTTCAtataattcatagaaacaaacccAAAAGTTAAGCAAAATAAGGATATGGGAGTATAAgctccaaacaaaagaataagacaaaacccagaaaaataactgaatgaaACCGAGaaaagcaatatgcctgatagagtTTAAAGTAATGATCCTAAAAATGCTCACTGGACTAGAGAGAAAAGTGGGAcaactcagtgagaacttcaaaaagatagaaaaaaaaatttaaatcaaagttgaagaatataataactgaaataaaaaaaaatatactagaaGGAGTCAACAGTAGATTAGTGAATACATAAAAAacagatcagtgatctggaagataGGATAATGGAAAACACCTAAGCAGGATGAAAAGCagaacaaagaatttttaaaaatgagaataggttaaggAATCTTTTGGACAACATCAAACAAAGAAGCAGTCACATTGTAAGTGCTCcacaaaaataaga
This window encodes:
- the LOC122199883 gene encoding LOW QUALITY PROTEIN: olfactory receptor 2G3-like (The sequence of the model RefSeq protein was modified relative to this genomic sequence to represent the inferred CDS: inserted 1 base in 1 codon) — protein: MVIPNVSSFDGFFLLGFSEQPLLKMTLFVIILFFYLLTLLGNIAIIILAHLDPWLHTPMYFFFTHLSLMDLCYTTSTVPQLLFNLQCPEKTITYGGCVGQLYVSLAMGSTECILLAVMAVDRYVAVCWPLHYTVLLHPRLSWQMVAITWLTSLVSSLVQTVFITQVPLCGRNVIDHIFCEAPVLLKLACVDTTFNQMELFLVNAFLLLVPLSFLXSYICIAQAMWKIQSHEGRQKALGTCSSHLVVVFLFYGTAMPTYLQPTAATSQDWDKLMALLYGIVTPTLNPFIYTLRNKDMKGALRKMIGKD